The genomic interval GCATACCTCAGCGCCAACTCTTCAACGAGCGCTAAAAGACTGAAAGCTGAGATGGGCAGCGACAGCAGCAAGCTGGTGTTGAGTATGGATGAGTACGAGAGAACCACAGATGAGTTTCGTGGTGTTAAGGTTCGGTGGTTGTCCAGCAAAGTTGCGTCGCAAATAGCAAGGTCGACGATTAATAATTTTCCTCAGCCGGAGACGAGGCTGTACAAGCTCACGTTTCATAATAAGTACCGAGAGATAATCACGGAGTCCTACTTGGAGCATGTTTTGAGGAAAGGGAAGGAGATTAGAGTGAAGAATAGGCAGAGGAAGCTCTACACAAATACTGCTCAGAGATATTGGTCCAGCCACAAGCAAACCATGTGGAGTCATATTGTTTTTGAGCATCCAGCAACCTTCGAAACAATGGCGATGGATGTGGTGAAGAAGCAGGAGATTGTTGACGATCTGTTGACTTTCAGCAAGAGCAAGgacttctataaaaaaattgggAAGGTGTGGAAGAGGGGTTATCTTCTTTATGGGCCTCCCGGGACAGGGAAGTCGACGATGATTGCAGCGATGGCAAACCTGTTGAACTATGATGTCTATGATCTTGAGCTCACAGCAGTGAGGGACAACATAGAGCTGAGGAAGCTTTTGATCGAGACAACGAGTAAGTCTATCATTGTGATTGAGGACATTGATTGCTCGCTTGATCTTACTGgccagaggaagaagaaagcaaaCAAATCTTCAGAAGATGAGAATATTGATGAGAAGTTGAACAAGGAAAGTGCCAAGAAAGAAACCAGGGAAGAAGCAGGCAGCAGTAAAGTCACTCTTTCAGGGCTGTTGAACTTCATTGATGGGCTATGGTCTTCGTGTGCGGGACAGAGGCTGATTGTTTTCACTACTAATTATGTAGAAAAACTGGATCCGGCACTCATAAGAAGGGGAAGAATGGATAGGCATATTGAGCTGTCTTACTGCAGTTTCGAGGGGTTTAAGGTGCTTGCCAAGAATTACCTGGATCTTGATATGCATCCCATGTTTGATGCAATCAAGACGTTGATAGGGGAGACAGAGATCACACCGGCTGATGTTGCAGACAATCTTATGCCAAAATCTTCACTGGATGACGCGGAGAAGTGCCTGTTGAACTTGATACAGATTCTTGAGGAAGCCAAGGAAGAAGCAGCAAAGAAGAAAGACGAAGAGGGGAAAGTGAATGATCCCACCATATAACCTGcttgataattaattatgacAAATGTCTATTTAGATTTTGTATGAAATACTGCGTTTCGTGGACTAAAAATCTCTACTGCTACGTTTGAGGAATGTGATGTTAGTTTGTTATGAATGTTGTGCTTAATTTCTCTTAATGTAGAGTGTAAGTTTTGTGTATGTCGAGTTTGTCGTGCTTTCGGGTATTGATCGGTAGACGATCAGCTTTATGCCTGGTTTGACTTTTGTAAGGAAACACAGAATATTTTTTAAGGGATTTGTTAAATGTTTGTATCACATTAATTGAATAACAAGGAATTGGGAATGGCATGACAAATCCAAAATGGGAAACAATCCAACTTATCAGGGAAGAAAAAAACATCAACGAAGAAAGATGAAGGTGTGAATGAGAATGATCCAACCACAGAATATGCTGTTCAGCTTCAAGTTCAACAAATAAACTTAAAAGCCATTGTGAATCAGAGATGCAACCTTGTTCTTGGAGATGATTTTCGTCTAAAAGAGTTAAGCAGGCAGGTGCCAAGTTGGTCGGGGTTACCTTTTGCACGGTTAGGAATCTATTCGAAAGCCAAAAGTTGATACACAAACCTGAGAAATTCAAGCAAAAGCAGTAGCACAGGCGGTTTTATATGGGCATCTTCAACACAAATGAATTCATTAAACATTagtgcaaaaaaaaattcaaagacgATGAGAAAACAACAATGAATAAAGATACAAATTAGTTACCTTTCGAGGGAGGATGGTTCCATTACAATAAACACTACAGTTTCTAACCTGATTGCTTTACCAACAGACCCAACCAACCCAAATAATGCTCAGAGGCAGATCATTGTAATGAACACGAGACAGAAACTACAAGGCTCGAACATCTAATAGCCAAATTTTCAGCTACAATATTTTAGCTAATAAGGTTATTGTACATTGATTTGATGAACTATGGAACTTCCAACAATTTCCTGATTCATCTGTCGTAGGTTTCTTTGAATGTAGTAGAAATGCTAAAAAATGACTACCTATTCTACATAACTCTCAGCATCACATTGCTCCCTGCAGCAAATCATGCACCAAGGTAGCACAGCTTAAATTACACCACGGAAGAATTCTGATGGTGAAATCCTCCATGGGCACAtcacaaaatttataaacttgaCTATCGTACATACCTTCCCTGGGAGGAAACAAACCCCCATGCTTTCCAGCAGAGGGAAGCTTTAGAACTCATCTGTATCTTCATCTTTTACTACCGTGCTTGGACCATCCTCAAAACCGGAACCAGGAGCAAGCTCATTTAGGTCAAGAAAACGCCTTTTCTGTACACACTCATTTTCATCTTGGCCGGGGCTATTTGATTTATCAGGTGGCGGCTTTTGCACTTTCTCTACCGTCTCAGTATAAACTTCGACAGGCTGATCAACTTTCATTTCCTGGTCATTATCGTTGGCATCAGAATCCTGACTCTCCATTGAATAATCCCCATTCTCACTTGCATCGGTGTGTACAGCTGATGTGTTTGACTTCTCAGGCTTTGTAGACTCCGTTTCTGATTCTGAAAGCTCATACTGTCGGTAATTAATACGATTCCTAGTAGCCCTGTTACTGCGTCTTGGACCGGACTGGAGCTCATCAACTGACCTTAGTTTTGTTTCCCTCCTAGTACGGCCTGgcaattttctatattttcggGGCCCATCACTATCCTCGCTGATACTTGCagaatcatcatcttcttcttcatcttcttcctcttcctcctcttcagCATTTTCTTCATCCCAATGATACTCATCATCTCCTTCAGAACTACTTGACAGCTTCCTCCTCTCTTTGCGTTTCTTTAGATATTCTTCATCATAAACAGCTTCCCCAACTATATCGTCATCACTGTCATAGTCTGCTTCGTTATCTGAAACTCCTCCAACAAAATCTTTTGCAAAATACCGTTGAGGTTTCTGTCTCCGCCGATTGCTGCATTTCAATACAGATTACTCGATGCAGGGATGAgaacacacaaaaataaattcagaaccacataaaaaaaaataacacaccTTCGATCCAAAGGGTCTGTTTTATGCTCTTCCCGGGAATCATCAAAATCTGGTGATGTGGGAGATGGCGC from Juglans regia cultivar Chandler chromosome 2, Walnut 2.0, whole genome shotgun sequence carries:
- the LOC108999217 gene encoding AAA-ATPase ASD, mitochondrial-like — encoded protein: MKKLTFLPGNMAETWTSMGSTIASFMFMWAIIRQYCPYELRRFLERYIHRFMGYFNPYIRISFHEFRGDRLKRSKAYSTVEAYLSANSSTSAKRLKAEMGSDSSKLVLSMDEYERTTDEFRGVKVRWLSSKVASQIARSTINNFPQPETRLYKLTFHNKYREIITESYLEHVLRKGKEIRVKNRQRKLYTNTAQRYWSSHKQTMWSHIVFEHPATFETMAMDVVKKQEIVDDLLTFSKSKDFYKKIGKVWKRGYLLYGPPGTGKSTMIAAMANLLNYDVYDLELTAVRDNIELRKLLIETTSKSIIVIEDIDCSLDLTGQRKKKANKSSEDENIDEKLNKESAKKETREEAGSSKVTLSGLLNFIDGLWSSCAGQRLIVFTTNYVEKLDPALIRRGRMDRHIELSYCSFEGFKVLAKNYLDLDMHPMFDAIKTLIGETEITPADVADNLMPKSSLDDAEKCLLNLIQILEEAKEEAAKKKDEEGKVNDPTI